A section of the Gloeobacter violaceus PCC 7421 genome encodes:
- a CDS encoding GNAT family N-acetyltransferase encodes MYSLIAADNSAPVSLTYYLLHPPDDYGLSTQCKEVLSETLYGRLLVSSLKLRTQVLRDSGVYNRTQKELCVDELDDHAFHLLCVNGGNSCVGAIRFIEHERLQQVGLQSGVEKLARWAALKIPAYRAVVEMVERSREAKKRLGEVGMLVVRTDLQKVSSIALRLTMLSLQYERQQGLDLGLCSAGAIYGASLYRRLGCADVVDAEGRPLDPLDHPELADRVTFQYLELKAQPEERIRRLQERYGNVARGLRYLNGPLHAA; translated from the coding sequence ATGTATTCGCTCATTGCCGCGGACAACTCCGCGCCTGTTTCGCTTACTTACTATCTTCTCCATCCGCCCGATGACTACGGTTTGAGTACCCAGTGCAAAGAAGTATTGAGCGAGACTCTTTACGGCAGATTGTTGGTTTCCTCTTTGAAGCTGCGCACACAAGTGCTGAGGGACAGCGGTGTCTATAACCGTACCCAAAAAGAGCTGTGCGTCGATGAACTCGACGATCATGCTTTTCATCTATTGTGTGTCAACGGTGGCAATAGCTGCGTGGGTGCAATCCGTTTTATCGAGCATGAGCGCCTGCAGCAGGTAGGATTGCAGAGCGGTGTAGAAAAATTAGCCCGCTGGGCTGCCCTTAAAATTCCCGCTTACCGGGCGGTCGTCGAGATGGTGGAACGGTCGCGCGAGGCAAAAAAGCGCCTGGGCGAAGTCGGGATGCTGGTGGTGCGGACCGATTTGCAAAAAGTATCTAGCATCGCCCTGAGGCTGACCATGCTCAGCCTCCAATATGAGCGCCAGCAAGGGCTTGACCTTGGCTTGTGCAGCGCGGGAGCTATTTATGGGGCGTCGCTGTATCGGCGATTGGGCTGTGCAGATGTCGTCGATGCCGAGGGCCGGCCCCTCGACCCGCTCGACCATCCGGAACTGGCCGATCGCGTCACCTTTCAGTATCTCGAATTAAAAGCCCAACCCGAGGAGCGGATTCGCCGTCTGCAGGAGCGCTACGGCAACGTAGCGCGGGGTCTGCGGTACTTGAATGGACCGCTCCACGCAGCTTGA
- the gndA gene encoding NADP-dependent phosphogluconate dehydrogenase, giving the protein METSALQSGAQATHEKPSIGLIGLAVMGENLALNIANHGFPISVYNRTAAKTQELAEGRARGKALYPTFTMEEFVASMERPRKIIILVKAGAPVDAVIDQLKPLLEKDDVIIDGGNSLFTDTEKRSGEIEALGLRFVGMGVSGGEEGALKGPSLMPGGPKTAYDDLAPILTQIAAQVDDGPCVTYIGPRGAGHYVKMVHNGIEYGDMQLIAEAYDLLRQTLGLGAAELHDIFAEWNAGELKSFLIEITADIFTKIDPETGKPLVDLILDKAGQKGTGKWTSQNAYDLGIPIPTINAAVESRILSAYKSERVAASKILSGPERPPFTGEKKQFIDAVRDALYCAKICSYAQGMALLKAASHEYDYHLNLSELARIWKGGCIIRAIFLDKIKNAFLRDPALTNLLIDSEFSGDIQARQANWRYAVQTAAQLGIPAYATGASLAYYDAYRTAQLPLNLTQAQRDYFGAHTYERIDKEGVFHTEWFS; this is encoded by the coding sequence ATGGAAACATCGGCTCTGCAATCCGGCGCGCAGGCGACCCACGAAAAACCCAGCATTGGGCTGATCGGGCTTGCGGTGATGGGCGAGAATCTGGCGCTCAACATTGCCAACCACGGTTTTCCAATCTCGGTCTACAACCGCACCGCCGCTAAAACCCAAGAACTGGCCGAAGGCCGCGCCCGGGGCAAGGCGCTCTACCCGACTTTCACCATGGAAGAATTCGTCGCCTCCATGGAGCGCCCCCGCAAAATCATCATCCTGGTCAAGGCCGGCGCTCCGGTCGATGCGGTGATCGACCAGCTCAAGCCGCTGCTCGAAAAAGACGACGTGATCATCGACGGCGGCAACTCGCTGTTTACCGATACCGAGAAGCGCTCCGGCGAGATCGAAGCGCTCGGATTGCGCTTCGTGGGCATGGGGGTCTCGGGCGGCGAAGAGGGTGCCCTCAAGGGTCCCAGCCTGATGCCCGGCGGACCGAAGACCGCCTACGACGATCTGGCCCCGATTCTCACCCAGATTGCCGCCCAGGTCGACGACGGCCCCTGCGTCACCTATATCGGCCCGCGCGGCGCCGGCCACTACGTGAAGATGGTCCACAACGGCATCGAGTACGGCGACATGCAACTCATCGCCGAAGCCTACGACCTGCTGCGCCAGACCCTGGGTCTGGGGGCCGCCGAACTGCACGACATCTTTGCCGAGTGGAACGCAGGGGAACTCAAGTCGTTTTTGATCGAGATCACCGCCGACATTTTTACCAAGATCGACCCCGAGACCGGCAAGCCGCTGGTGGACTTGATCCTCGACAAAGCGGGCCAAAAAGGCACCGGCAAGTGGACCAGCCAGAACGCCTACGATCTGGGTATTCCGATTCCGACCATCAACGCCGCAGTCGAATCGCGCATCCTCTCGGCCTACAAAAGCGAACGGGTGGCCGCTTCCAAAATCCTGAGCGGTCCGGAGCGGCCTCCGTTTACGGGCGAGAAGAAACAATTTATCGATGCGGTGCGCGACGCGCTCTACTGCGCCAAGATCTGCTCCTACGCCCAGGGGATGGCCCTGCTCAAAGCCGCTTCCCACGAGTACGACTACCACCTCAACCTTTCTGAACTGGCGCGCATCTGGAAGGGCGGCTGCATCATCCGGGCCATCTTCCTGGATAAGATCAAAAACGCTTTCCTGCGCGACCCGGCCCTCACCAACTTGCTCATCGACAGCGAATTCAGCGGCGATATTCAGGCGCGCCAGGCCAACTGGCGCTACGCGGTACAGACGGCCGCCCAACTGGGCATCCCAGCCTACGCCACGGGTGCGTCCCTTGCCTACTACGACGCCTACCGCACAGCCCAACTGCCCCTCAACCTCACCCAGGCCCAGCGCGACTACTTCGGCGCCCACACCTACGAGCGCATCGACAAAGAAGGAGTCTTCCACACCGAGTGGTTCAGCTGA
- a CDS encoding MGH1-like glycoside hydrolase domain-containing protein has product MATDDPPDAESRRLAEEARREQNWKRWGPYLSERQWGTVREDYSQDGSSWESFPHEHARARAYRWGEDGLLGICDRQGRLCFALALWNGRDPILKERLFGLTNTQGNHGEDVKEYYFYLDSTPTHSYVKALYKYPQRAFPYEQLVEENRRRGPEEPEYELMDAGVFEENRYFDIFAEYAKGGPNDILIRITVANRGPEAAPLHLLPTLWFKNSWSWGREGESYWPKPQIKANGPGEIVAEHATLGIFRLAAEPLPGQSEAQFLFTENETNFEQLFGQPNHSPYVKDAFHRYVVDADAHAVNPEVVGTKAAACYPLTIPAGETLSLRLRLFLEDEAPPEPFGETFERIFAQRIQEADSFYNKTAADLLPPEELRVMRQACAGLLWSKQFYHLGLADWFVGDPTHPHSDGRYPRNRDWKQHLYNRDVISMPDKWEYPWYATWDLAFHMIPMAKLDPDFAKEQLLLFMREWYMHPNGALPAYEFGLSDVNPPMHAWACWRVYKLSAPKGERDHRFLARAFHKLLLNFTWWVNRKDADGRNIFGGGFLGLDNIGIFDRSQPLPTGGKLEQADATAWMAFYSGTMLSMALELASVDPAYEDIASKFFEHFVAIADAMNQVGGSGLWDEQDGFYYDQIRLCECAEAEGKPVPLKVRSLVGLIPLVAVEILDQPIIERLPGFARRMRWFIENRPELARQITCLRPEDGHNRMLLAIPSRERLERILGYLLDENEFLSPYGIRSLSRIHKDRPYTFRVDGEEYKVEYVPGESNTRQFGGNSNWRGPVWFPVNYLLIEALERYHHFYGDSLQVEFPTGSGRKLNLLEVARQLSSRLVHIFTPDASGYCPWHGKTQCFATDPHWQDLTLFHEYFHGETGRGVGASHQTGWTALVARFLFGTHAGIVLSSAK; this is encoded by the coding sequence ATGGCCACAGACGACCCACCCGACGCGGAATCCCGCCGTCTGGCCGAGGAGGCGCGGCGGGAACAAAACTGGAAGCGCTGGGGACCGTACCTCTCCGAAAGACAATGGGGAACGGTGCGCGAAGATTATTCGCAGGACGGCTCCAGCTGGGAGTCCTTTCCCCACGAGCATGCCCGCGCCCGTGCCTACCGCTGGGGCGAGGACGGTCTTTTGGGCATTTGCGATCGCCAGGGGCGGCTGTGTTTTGCCCTGGCGCTCTGGAACGGACGCGATCCGATCCTCAAGGAGCGCCTTTTTGGTCTGACCAACACCCAGGGCAACCACGGCGAGGATGTCAAGGAGTACTATTTTTACCTTGACAGCACGCCGACGCATTCGTATGTGAAGGCTCTGTACAAGTATCCGCAGCGGGCCTTTCCTTACGAGCAGCTTGTCGAGGAAAACCGGCGGCGCGGGCCGGAGGAGCCGGAGTACGAATTGATGGACGCCGGCGTGTTCGAGGAAAACCGCTACTTCGATATCTTTGCCGAGTACGCCAAGGGCGGGCCAAATGACATTTTGATTCGGATTACCGTAGCCAATCGGGGGCCGGAGGCGGCGCCGCTGCACCTGCTGCCCACGCTCTGGTTCAAAAACAGCTGGTCGTGGGGCCGCGAAGGCGAGAGCTACTGGCCCAAACCGCAGATCAAGGCAAACGGGCCGGGGGAGATCGTGGCGGAGCACGCCACCCTCGGCATTTTCCGGCTGGCTGCGGAGCCCCTGCCCGGACAGAGCGAAGCACAGTTTCTGTTCACGGAGAACGAGACGAACTTTGAGCAGTTGTTCGGGCAGCCCAACCACTCCCCATACGTCAAAGACGCTTTCCACCGCTATGTCGTGGATGCGGACGCGCACGCCGTCAACCCTGAGGTCGTCGGTACCAAAGCCGCCGCCTGTTACCCTCTGACGATCCCGGCCGGGGAGACGCTCAGCCTGCGCCTGCGGCTATTTCTGGAGGACGAGGCTCCACCGGAGCCATTTGGCGAAACTTTCGAGCGGATCTTCGCTCAGCGCATTCAGGAGGCCGACTCTTTCTACAACAAAACCGCCGCCGACCTCCTGCCGCCCGAGGAACTGCGGGTGATGCGCCAGGCGTGCGCCGGGCTGCTCTGGTCGAAGCAGTTCTATCACCTGGGTCTTGCCGACTGGTTCGTCGGCGACCCGACCCACCCTCACAGCGACGGCCGTTACCCGCGCAACCGCGATTGGAAACAGCACCTCTATAACCGCGATGTTATCTCGATGCCGGATAAGTGGGAGTATCCCTGGTACGCCACCTGGGATCTGGCCTTCCACATGATCCCGATGGCGAAGCTCGATCCGGATTTTGCCAAGGAGCAGCTGCTGCTGTTTATGCGCGAATGGTATATGCACCCGAACGGCGCGCTGCCCGCCTACGAATTTGGCCTGTCGGACGTCAACCCGCCGATGCACGCCTGGGCCTGCTGGCGCGTCTACAAACTGTCCGCTCCCAAGGGCGAGCGCGACCACCGGTTCCTGGCCCGTGCCTTCCACAAACTGCTGCTGAACTTTACCTGGTGGGTCAACCGCAAGGACGCCGACGGGCGCAATATTTTCGGCGGTGGCTTTTTGGGCCTCGACAACATCGGCATTTTCGATCGTTCGCAGCCTTTGCCCACCGGCGGCAAACTGGAGCAGGCCGACGCCACCGCCTGGATGGCCTTCTATTCGGGCACGATGCTCTCGATGGCGCTCGAATTGGCCTCGGTGGACCCGGCCTACGAAGATATCGCCTCCAAATTCTTCGAGCACTTCGTAGCGATTGCCGATGCGATGAACCAGGTCGGCGGTTCGGGGCTCTGGGACGAGCAAGACGGCTTTTACTACGACCAGATTCGTCTTTGCGAGTGCGCGGAGGCTGAAGGCAAACCTGTCCCGCTCAAAGTGCGCTCGCTGGTGGGGCTCATCCCGCTGGTGGCCGTCGAAATTCTGGATCAACCCATCATCGAGCGGCTGCCGGGTTTTGCACGGCGGATGCGCTGGTTTATCGAGAATCGCCCCGAACTTGCCCGCCAGATCACCTGCCTGCGGCCGGAGGACGGCCACAATCGCATGTTGCTGGCGATTCCAAGTCGCGAGCGGCTGGAGCGAATACTGGGCTATCTACTCGATGAAAATGAATTTCTCTCCCCCTACGGCATTCGCTCGCTCTCGCGTATCCACAAAGATCGTCCTTATACCTTTCGCGTGGACGGCGAGGAGTACAAAGTCGAGTACGTGCCCGGCGAATCGAATACCCGTCAGTTCGGGGGCAATTCCAACTGGCGCGGCCCTGTCTGGTTTCCGGTGAACTATCTACTTATCGAGGCTCTGGAGCGCTACCACCACTTCTACGGCGATAGCCTGCAGGTGGAGTTTCCGACCGGCTCGGGCCGGAAGCTGAATCTGCTGGAGGTAGCCCGGCAGCTCAGTTCCCGGCTGGTGCACATTTTTACCCCCGACGCATCGGGCTACTGTCCCTGGCACGGCAAAACGCAATGTTTTGCAACCGATCCCCACTGGCAAGATCTGACTCTTTTTCACGAATACTTCCACGGCGAGACCGGCCGAGGGGTGGGCGCCAGCCACCAGACCGGGTGGACCGCCCTGGTCGCCCGCTTCCTGTTTGGGACCCACGCCGGTATCGTCCTTTCCAGCGCGAAATAA
- a CDS encoding BrnA antitoxin family protein has protein sequence MKKEHSNPVPPDVQAEIDALAASQAPIRTDLIPEATGDWSQGQRGLFYRPVKQQITLRLDADLIDWFKRNHPQGEGYQTSINRALREYIAQHQRWTR, from the coding sequence ATGAAGAAGGAGCATTCTAATCCGGTGCCCCCGGACGTACAGGCAGAGATTGATGCTTTAGCGGCATCGCAGGCACCGATCCGCACCGATCTGATCCCGGAAGCAACGGGAGATTGGAGTCAGGGGCAACGTGGGCTGTTTTACCGTCCTGTCAAGCAGCAGATCACCTTGCGCCTCGATGCCGATCTGATCGACTGGTTCAAAAGGAATCACCCCCAGGGCGAAGGATATCAAACCAGCATTAACCGCGCTTTGCGCGAATATATCGCGCAACATCAGCGGTGGACCAGATAA
- a CDS encoding DUF924 family protein: protein MNTQPNQPLTSANETFEDVLRFWFPEGDGPPITRQRFEWWFRGGANAEVISRFAPLFARAERGELNDWSAAPRSRLALIIVLDQFSRTIHRGTARAFALDPPALGLALEGIRIGHYAALTTPWQKTFFFLPLGHCEELAHLQIVAELAKALIEAEPRADHELLEFSADQARSHREVIARFGRHPHRNAALGRESTPAELEYLASGQLVHTRSLEDWQKTTGI, encoded by the coding sequence ATGAACACACAACCTAACCAGCCATTGACGTCGGCGAACGAAACATTCGAGGACGTTCTTCGCTTCTGGTTTCCCGAAGGCGACGGCCCACCGATCACCCGGCAGCGCTTCGAATGGTGGTTTCGCGGGGGAGCGAATGCCGAGGTGATTTCCCGGTTTGCGCCGCTCTTCGCGCGGGCCGAGCGCGGTGAGCTGAACGATTGGTCCGCCGCTCCACGCTCCCGGCTCGCCCTCATCATCGTCCTGGATCAGTTTTCACGCACCATCCATCGCGGCACCGCCCGAGCTTTCGCCCTGGATCCGCCGGCCCTCGGCCTAGCGCTCGAAGGCATCCGCATCGGGCATTACGCTGCCCTTACGACGCCCTGGCAAAAGACATTCTTCTTCTTGCCTCTCGGGCATTGCGAGGAGCTTGCCCACCTGCAGATAGTCGCCGAACTCGCAAAGGCGCTTATCGAGGCGGAGCCGCGGGCGGATCACGAGCTACTGGAGTTCTCGGCCGACCAGGCTCGCTCGCATCGCGAGGTGATCGCCCGCTTCGGTCGCCATCCGCATCGCAACGCCGCTCTGGGGCGCGAATCGACCCCGGCGGAACTGGAATACCTGGCGAGCGGTCAGCTCGTTCACACCCGTTCTCTAGAAGATTGGCAAAAGACCACAGGAATCTAG
- a CDS encoding SDR family oxidoreductase, with amino-acid sequence MGYSDTLLKGQKAIVTGASAGIGEAIARHLAAAGAAVAVNYRSDPDSAKKIVEAIQAAGGEAVAIQADVSKEDAVKAMFAQALETFGTLDILVNNAGRQNDAPFTEMTAEQWRSVIDVNLTGPFLCAQEAARLFLKQGVREGVSRAAGKIIFISSVHEVIPWAGRVNYAASKGGIEQLMKSIAQELAPSKIRVNSIAPGAIKTDINRESWEKPEAEAELLKRIPAGRVGESDDIGKAAVWLASDESDYVNGTTLFIDGGMTLYPEFADGG; translated from the coding sequence ATGGGCTATTCGGACACCCTGCTCAAAGGCCAGAAGGCGATTGTCACCGGGGCGAGCGCCGGCATCGGCGAAGCCATCGCCCGCCACCTCGCCGCCGCCGGGGCGGCGGTGGCCGTCAACTACCGCTCCGATCCCGACTCCGCCAAGAAAATCGTCGAAGCCATCCAGGCGGCGGGAGGCGAAGCGGTAGCCATCCAGGCGGACGTCAGCAAAGAAGACGCGGTCAAAGCAATGTTCGCCCAGGCACTCGAAACCTTCGGTACCCTCGACATCCTGGTCAACAACGCCGGGCGGCAGAACGACGCGCCCTTTACCGAGATGACCGCCGAACAGTGGCGCTCGGTGATCGACGTGAATCTCACCGGGCCGTTTCTGTGCGCCCAGGAGGCGGCGAGGCTCTTCTTGAAACAGGGTGTGCGCGAAGGGGTTTCTCGGGCCGCGGGTAAAATCATCTTCATCAGTTCGGTGCACGAGGTGATCCCCTGGGCCGGGCGGGTCAACTACGCGGCCAGCAAAGGGGGCATCGAGCAGTTGATGAAGAGCATCGCCCAGGAACTCGCCCCCAGCAAAATCCGCGTCAACAGCATCGCCCCCGGTGCGATCAAAACCGACATCAACCGCGAATCTTGGGAAAAACCGGAGGCGGAGGCCGAGTTGCTCAAGCGCATTCCGGCCGGCCGGGTGGGAGAATCCGACGATATCGGCAAGGCGGCGGTTTGGCTGGCCTCGGATGAATCGGACTACGTCAACGGCACGACGCTGTTTATCGACGGCGGTATGACCCTCTATCCGGAATTTGCGGACGGGGGATAG
- a CDS encoding BrnT family toxin, with translation MAWTWDEAKNRTNKRDHGLSFEAAQYVFADPLALSRPDPYPHEERWQTVGLIGQMTVFVVHTWLEVEPVSGEESGRIISARRATAYERAAYEEGAF, from the coding sequence TTGGCGTGGACATGGGACGAAGCCAAGAACCGGACGAACAAACGCGATCATGGGTTGAGCTTTGAAGCGGCTCAATATGTCTTTGCCGATCCTTTAGCGCTCAGCCGCCCCGATCCCTACCCGCACGAGGAGCGGTGGCAGACGGTTGGCTTGATTGGCCAGATGACCGTGTTTGTCGTGCATACCTGGCTGGAGGTTGAGCCAGTCAGCGGCGAGGAGAGCGGACGGATCATCAGCGCACGACGTGCGACAGCTTATGAGAGGGCAGCTTATGAAGAAGGAGCATTCTAA
- the thiC gene encoding phosphomethylpyrimidine synthase ThiC, which translates to MLRTEWIARRHGHANVSQMYYARQGLITEEVAYVAHRENLEPELVRSEVARGRLIIPANTNHPNLEPMGIGIATRCKVNANIGASPNASNLGEEVAKLELAVKYGADTVMDLSTGGGDLDAIRSAIIQASPVPIGTVPMYQALEAVHGNVEKLTPEHILDVIEKHAKQGVDYMTIHAGILIEHLPLTQGRLTGIVSRGGGILARWMLAHHKQNPLYTHFDEIINIFKKYDVSFSLGDSLRPGCQHDASDAAQFAELKTLGELTRRAWTHDVQVMVEGPGHVPMHQIEMNVRKQMQECSEAPFYVLGPLVTDIAPGYDHITSAIGAALAGWYGTAMLCYVTPKEHLGLPNAEDVRTGLIAYKIAAHAADIARGRPGARDRDDELSRARYNFDWNRQFELSLDPERAREYHDETLPADIYKSAEFCSMCGPKFCPMQTKIDSQALSELEAALKPQPVAAQE; encoded by the coding sequence ATGCTACGCACCGAATGGATCGCGCGCCGGCACGGGCACGCCAATGTCTCGCAGATGTACTACGCCCGCCAGGGGTTGATCACCGAGGAGGTGGCCTACGTCGCCCACCGCGAAAACCTGGAGCCCGAACTCGTCCGCTCCGAGGTGGCCCGCGGCCGGCTGATCATCCCCGCCAACACCAATCACCCCAACCTGGAGCCGATGGGCATCGGCATCGCCACCCGCTGCAAAGTCAACGCCAACATCGGCGCCTCCCCCAACGCCTCGAACCTGGGCGAGGAAGTGGCCAAACTGGAACTGGCCGTCAAGTACGGCGCCGACACGGTGATGGATCTATCCACCGGCGGCGGCGATCTGGACGCCATCCGCAGTGCCATCATCCAGGCAAGTCCGGTGCCCATCGGCACGGTGCCGATGTACCAGGCCCTCGAAGCGGTCCACGGCAACGTCGAGAAGCTCACCCCCGAACACATCCTCGATGTAATCGAAAAGCACGCGAAGCAGGGGGTCGATTACATGACCATCCACGCCGGGATCTTAATTGAGCACCTGCCTTTGACCCAGGGTCGCCTCACCGGCATCGTCTCGCGCGGCGGCGGCATCCTGGCGCGCTGGATGCTTGCCCACCACAAACAAAACCCGCTCTACACGCACTTCGACGAGATTATCAACATCTTCAAGAAGTACGACGTCTCCTTCAGCCTGGGCGATTCGCTGAGGCCCGGCTGCCAGCACGACGCGAGCGACGCCGCCCAGTTCGCCGAATTGAAGACCCTAGGCGAACTCACCCGCCGCGCCTGGACCCACGATGTGCAGGTGATGGTCGAAGGCCCCGGCCACGTGCCGATGCACCAGATCGAGATGAACGTGCGCAAGCAGATGCAGGAATGCTCCGAAGCGCCCTTTTATGTCCTGGGTCCCCTGGTCACCGACATCGCCCCGGGCTATGACCACATCACCAGCGCCATCGGCGCTGCCCTGGCCGGCTGGTACGGCACCGCCATGCTCTGCTATGTGACCCCCAAGGAGCACCTGGGCCTGCCCAACGCCGAGGATGTGCGCACAGGGCTCATCGCCTACAAAATTGCCGCCCACGCCGCCGACATCGCCCGCGGCCGTCCGGGGGCGCGCGATCGCGACGACGAACTATCACGCGCGCGCTACAACTTCGACTGGAACCGCCAGTTCGAACTTTCGCTCGACCCGGAGCGCGCCCGCGAATACCACGACGAGACGTTGCCGGCAGATATCTACAAATCCGCCGAATTCTGCTCGATGTGCGGCCCCAAGTTCTGCCCGATGCAAACCAAAATCGACTCGCAAGCCTTGAGTGAACTGGAAGCGGCCCTCAAGCCCCAACCGGTCGCTGCTCAGGAGTAG
- a CDS encoding Uma2 family endonuclease yields the protein MTTAKRLTFEQYLEWDDGTDKRYALVDGRLIELPPESEPNASLANFLFLQLASAGVPFRQIQPHSCELQVPVLQPGDPANRYPDLVILREEHLELTRRRLTVTFDMLPPYLVVEVVSPGERNRERDYGRKRRQYAARGIPEYWLLDLHEDAITVLQLDEGTYCNVGKFEGSAQIQSPKLAEMGIAVVLTAGQVLNAVK from the coding sequence ATGACCACTGCCAAGAGATTGACGTTCGAGCAATACCTCGAATGGGACGATGGCACCGACAAACGCTATGCACTGGTGGATGGGAGGTTGATCGAGTTGCCGCCAGAGTCAGAACCCAATGCGTCCCTTGCCAACTTCCTCTTCCTCCAACTTGCCAGTGCTGGAGTGCCGTTTCGCCAAATTCAACCCCATAGCTGTGAACTTCAGGTACCAGTCTTACAACCCGGCGATCCAGCCAATCGCTATCCAGACCTGGTAATTTTGCGGGAGGAGCACCTGGAACTGACCCGCAGGCGCCTCACTGTCACCTTCGATATGCTGCCTCCCTATCTAGTAGTCGAAGTTGTTTCACCAGGAGAACGCAACCGCGAGCGCGACTATGGACGCAAGCGAAGACAGTATGCAGCCCGCGGGATCCCGGAATACTGGCTGCTCGATCTCCATGAAGATGCCATTACTGTTCTGCAGCTGGACGAGGGCACCTACTGCAATGTCGGCAAATTTGAAGGCAGCGCTCAAATTCAGTCGCCAAAACTTGCGGAGATGGGCATTGCTGTTGTGCTAACGGCGGGACAAGTTCTGAATGCAGTCAAGTAG